Proteins from a genomic interval of Thermodesulfobacteriota bacterium:
- a CDS encoding CbiX/SirB N-terminal domain-containing protein, with amino-acid sequence MQDTHTAVILLGHGSRLPEANAALDGVARQVAALLGETRVEVAFLQMAQPGLAAAADRGAAAGARTVVIVPFFLFPGAHVRDDIPHELEQLRLRHPGVTF; translated from the coding sequence ATGCAAGACACGCATACGGCGGTGATCCTCCTCGGCCACGGGAGCCGGCTCCCCGAAGCCAACGCGGCGCTCGACGGGGTGGCCCGGCAGGTGGCCGCGCTCCTCGGGGAGACCCGGGTGGAGGTGGCCTTCTTGCAGATGGCGCAACCCGGCCTCGCCGCGGCGGCGGACCGGGGCGCCGCGGCCGGGGCCCGGACCGTGGTGATCGTGCCCTTCTTCCTCTTTCCGGGAGCCCACGTGCGCGACGACATCCCCCACGAGCTCGAACAACTGCGGCTCCGCCACCCCGGGGTGACCTTTT